In the Aneurinibacillus soli genome, one interval contains:
- a CDS encoding GNAT family N-acetyltransferase: protein MSIRNLDTSSLARNRYRLIRFIRKNGDKRITSQAVYWLSSLTPEALNQDGTIILVYIENKKILALLATADYGRRESFLVVHTDARERGLGKHLTETAITRLGKLYGRVALDNTASLKTCLSVGMVGFSCITGVTGKPTLWLGAGDWRKEDIESI, encoded by the coding sequence GTGTCCATACGCAACCTTGACACAAGCTCACTCGCCCGTAACCGCTACAGACTGATTCGCTTTATCCGCAAAAATGGTGATAAACGCATCACCAGTCAGGCAGTTTACTGGCTTTCTTCCCTTACACCAGAAGCACTCAACCAGGACGGAACGATCATTCTTGTCTATATAGAAAACAAAAAAATACTGGCCCTGCTTGCCACAGCTGATTATGGACGAAGGGAATCGTTTCTCGTTGTACACACGGACGCTCGAGAAAGAGGGCTAGGCAAGCATCTAACAGAGACCGCCATTACCCGACTCGGCAAGCTATACGGAAGGGTTGCACTCGATAACACAGCCAGCCTGAAAACATGCCTATCTGTTGGGATGGTCGGATTCTCCTGTATTACTGGAGTGACAGGTAAACCGACCCTCTGGCTCGGAGCCGGTGACTGGAGGAAGGAGGATATTGAATCCATATGA
- a CDS encoding YheC/YheD family endospore coat-associated protein, whose product MTTQKATPYLGILATPITHTPPFPERSYYAYLTQAGRKIGLPVYVVLPNKIDFQTKTVIGYHYVNKKWELKRLPLPSLVYDRVSNRKKYLSAIRTLKSIPSVTFLGHVLGDKLRNHNHLIQHAGIAAFMPPTELITSIQVVKNMFAYHDAIVIKPMQNSLGIGVMKLTSKKETHRAEGRDFRNKIFHRTFPSRAALLMWVRSQLKVKMIAQPYLTLSSPGGVPFDIRVLVQKNGSGQWNETGRAARAGVPNGLTSNLCGGGSAHSVPEFLSKYYNSEQLAQIERDISYIARELPPFLESRHGRLVELGIDVGVDRDGKVWLIEVNSKPGRASFRRIENGAYYRSVRLSPLKYAYYLKHSRQGTGS is encoded by the coding sequence ATGACAACCCAAAAGGCTACGCCTTATCTTGGGATTCTGGCTACCCCAATCACCCACACTCCACCCTTTCCTGAACGGTCCTACTACGCCTATCTCACACAGGCAGGCCGCAAAATCGGATTACCTGTATATGTAGTGCTGCCAAACAAGATCGATTTTCAGACCAAAACCGTTATTGGCTACCACTATGTAAACAAAAAATGGGAATTGAAGCGTCTTCCGCTTCCCTCTCTTGTGTATGACCGAGTATCCAACCGTAAAAAGTACTTGTCCGCCATCCGCACTCTAAAATCAATCCCATCAGTCACGTTCCTCGGTCACGTGCTTGGTGACAAACTCCGCAATCATAACCATCTGATCCAGCATGCTGGCATCGCTGCCTTTATGCCGCCAACTGAATTGATTACATCCATCCAGGTTGTCAAAAATATGTTCGCTTACCATGATGCTATCGTCATCAAGCCGATGCAGAATTCGCTTGGCATTGGGGTAATGAAACTCACATCAAAAAAAGAAACACACCGAGCAGAAGGCCGGGACTTCCGAAACAAAATTTTTCACCGTACTTTTCCCAGTCGGGCTGCTCTTCTCATGTGGGTGCGCAGCCAGCTAAAAGTAAAAATGATTGCCCAACCGTATTTAACCCTCTCATCACCAGGCGGCGTACCGTTCGACATTCGCGTGCTCGTCCAGAAAAATGGGAGCGGCCAGTGGAATGAAACCGGGCGGGCTGCACGTGCAGGCGTACCAAACGGGCTGACATCGAATTTGTGTGGTGGCGGAAGCGCACATTCCGTCCCAGAATTCCTCAGCAAATATTACAACAGCGAACAGCTCGCCCAAATCGAACGCGACATCAGCTATATCGCACGAGAACTACCGCCATTTCTTGAGAGTCGCCACGGTCGCTTAGTCGAACTCGGCATTGATGTCGGTGTTGATCGCGACGGAAAAGTATGGCTCATTGAGGTCAACTCCAAACCGGGGCGTGCATCATTTCGTCGCATTGAAAACGGTGCCTACTACCGTTCCGTCCGTCTCAGTCCACTAAAATACGCCTACTACCTTAAACACTCCCGCCAAGGTACCGGGTCATGA
- a CDS encoding YheC/YheD family endospore coat-associated protein has translation MIPSSHPLIGILTHRHGSFLAGSSYCAQLTEVAARHKCALVVYSPTDIDEVHGTLHGFRYNMHTKKWGRVQTRAPDIVYDRFSYMKRDALRTYSAYRSKSRMRYLNNRFAHKWNAHRHFSRHPELARHLPVTVPLASGALGKLSRRFPLLYAKPVNGSGGKGILRIRRRQQLFEMVGRSGKEGVIRHTSHSLEAAERYVLTWAQQQKQTFVLQQGLSLSLIPGMICDSRVLVQKDVCGQWSITGMVGKQSPDRLVTSNLQSGGKATSMLTLLTRRFSDEKAKAIMQSMQHLSLLLASHIESRFGNFLEFGIDLGIDTEGYIWIIEVNPKPNRELFRLAGQHDTYKRAIEAPILYALSVLELEKPE, from the coding sequence ATGATTCCATCCTCCCATCCCCTCATTGGCATTCTGACACACCGACATGGTTCCTTTTTGGCAGGCAGCTCATACTGTGCACAGCTTACAGAAGTAGCTGCCCGCCACAAGTGTGCACTTGTCGTATACAGTCCGACTGATATCGACGAAGTGCACGGTACCTTGCACGGTTTCCGTTACAACATGCACACAAAAAAATGGGGTCGCGTACAAACACGGGCACCAGATATTGTATATGACCGCTTCAGTTACATGAAGCGGGATGCCCTGCGCACATACAGTGCATATCGTAGCAAAAGTCGGATGCGATACCTCAATAACCGATTCGCTCACAAATGGAACGCACACCGCCATTTCAGCCGCCACCCGGAGCTCGCCCGCCATCTACCTGTGACAGTTCCGCTCGCATCCGGAGCACTTGGGAAGCTCAGCAGACGCTTCCCTCTTTTATATGCCAAACCAGTCAATGGTTCTGGCGGTAAAGGGATTCTACGTATCCGGCGACGCCAGCAACTCTTTGAAATGGTGGGACGCAGCGGCAAAGAGGGTGTAATTCGTCACACCTCTCATTCACTCGAAGCGGCCGAACGATACGTACTGACATGGGCGCAGCAGCAGAAGCAAACATTCGTCCTCCAGCAAGGATTGTCTCTTTCTCTCATCCCCGGCATGATCTGTGACAGCCGGGTGCTTGTCCAGAAGGATGTGTGTGGACAGTGGAGCATAACTGGCATGGTCGGCAAGCAATCCCCTGACCGCCTTGTGACCTCCAACCTGCAAAGCGGAGGAAAGGCAACATCCATGTTAACGCTGCTTACCCGACGGTTTTCAGACGAAAAGGCAAAAGCCATCATGCAAAGTATGCAACATCTTAGCTTGCTGCTTGCCTCTCATATCGAATCCCGATTCGGTAATTTTCTGGAATTCGGCATCGATCTCGGAATTGATACAGAGGGATATATCTGGATTATTGAAGTGAATCCAAAACCAAACCGGGAACTATTCCGCCTCGCCGGACAGCATGACACATACAAACGTGCTATCGAAGCTCCCATTTTATACGCACTATCGGTATTAGAATTGGAAAAACCTGAATAG
- a CDS encoding YheC/YheD family endospore coat-associated protein, with amino-acid sequence MSQLLTRVQRVSDQQLPQTIDGLFPESIARQYGLRGSQTYEIVYGLTRTRMTLAPGTTSLTLKESAARPLHLAFGMAKLGLRFEPGEKRFVIGPLVGVLIAGMSPGPEGPFGNITDFCREVSQTCRTRGGIGFVYTLSEVSAETNKLEGWTYRDGRWVKQLFPLPYCSYNRIGSRRIERKEETQTRLSILKQKGGLFFNEQFLDKWLIHQKLAVNSDASHLLPHTTLYTGASALQAMLTRHSYVYVKPSSGSLGRGIIRIAWKNNEYICQYETINGAATRHFRTFAALHQMLRPRLAKHSYLIQQGLHLIRSHGGLLDFRALVQKDRTGKWAITSIVGRTGTRQSIVSNVARGGTMLPLVRALATSTLPTSMHATVASTIRRQALTVAHLFEQSMGGHYAELGIDIAVERTGRVWLLEVNSKPSKTNDAVASTTSGPRPSVVRIVDYCFYRNGFTVLPRKKKSTASKRSIQKRRTSQ; translated from the coding sequence ATGTCGCAACTGCTGACGCGTGTACAGCGCGTTTCTGACCAGCAACTTCCCCAGACGATTGATGGCCTGTTCCCGGAATCCATTGCCCGCCAATATGGACTTCGTGGCTCCCAGACATACGAAATCGTCTATGGACTCACACGGACTCGGATGACACTGGCTCCCGGTACTACCTCCTTAACCCTTAAGGAGTCAGCCGCACGTCCCCTGCACCTCGCATTCGGAATGGCGAAGCTTGGTCTGCGGTTTGAACCGGGTGAAAAGCGCTTTGTCATCGGACCGCTTGTTGGTGTACTCATCGCCGGGATGTCACCAGGTCCTGAAGGTCCATTTGGCAATATCACTGATTTTTGCCGCGAAGTGAGCCAGACGTGTCGGACACGCGGCGGAATCGGTTTCGTTTATACACTCAGTGAGGTATCCGCTGAGACGAACAAACTCGAAGGCTGGACGTATCGGGATGGCCGCTGGGTAAAACAACTATTCCCTCTTCCGTACTGCTCCTACAACCGTATCGGTTCACGGCGGATAGAACGCAAAGAAGAAACACAGACACGCCTCAGTATTCTCAAACAAAAGGGCGGGCTCTTCTTTAATGAACAGTTCCTTGACAAGTGGCTCATTCACCAAAAGCTTGCCGTCAACTCAGATGCTTCGCATCTGCTTCCTCATACGACGCTCTACACCGGTGCTTCTGCCCTGCAAGCCATGCTTACACGGCACTCTTATGTATATGTGAAGCCATCAAGTGGGAGTCTCGGGCGTGGGATTATCCGAATTGCATGGAAAAATAATGAATATATCTGCCAGTATGAAACAATAAATGGAGCGGCTACCCGTCATTTCCGGACATTCGCTGCCCTGCATCAGATGCTTAGGCCACGCCTCGCCAAGCACTCCTACTTAATTCAGCAAGGGCTGCACCTGATTCGCTCCCACGGCGGACTCTTGGACTTCCGCGCCCTTGTGCAGAAAGACCGTACAGGTAAATGGGCTATCACATCCATTGTGGGGCGTACTGGTACACGGCAAAGCATTGTTTCCAATGTCGCACGCGGCGGCACCATGCTTCCACTCGTTCGGGCACTTGCCACTTCTACGCTACCGACATCCATGCATGCTACCGTAGCAAGTACAATCCGCCGTCAAGCGCTGACAGTAGCCCACCTGTTTGAACAAAGTATGGGGGGGCACTACGCCGAACTTGGCATCGATATCGCCGTAGAACGCACAGGCCGAGTCTGGCTTCTTGAAGTCAATTCAAAACCATCTAAAACAAATGATGCCGTCGCCAGCACAACTAGTGGCCCACGGCCATCTGTTGTCCGGATTGTCGATTACTGCTTTTATCGGAACGGATTTACGGTGCTTCCAAGAAAGAAAAAAAGCACGGCGTCCAAACGTTCGATACAAAAAAGGAGGACTTCACAATGA
- a CDS encoding NUDIX hydrolase has product MRYSFCPKCGGHLELNEAKDETKPYCTACGFVFYQNPAVGVAAIIMRDKKILLGRRIGGVYEGKWCIPCGYVEWDEDVYEAARREFAEETGLFITIRGVYTVHSNFHNPNQHTVGIWFMAEEAGGELAAGDDLDAVGFFGYDELPELAFPTDKLVLQQLKQENQLC; this is encoded by the coding sequence ATGAGGTATTCTTTTTGTCCAAAATGTGGTGGACATCTGGAGCTAAACGAAGCCAAAGATGAGACGAAACCGTACTGTACAGCTTGTGGGTTTGTTTTCTACCAGAACCCAGCAGTCGGAGTGGCAGCCATTATCATGCGGGATAAAAAAATTCTTCTGGGCCGTCGTATCGGTGGTGTGTACGAGGGCAAATGGTGCATTCCATGCGGCTATGTAGAATGGGATGAGGATGTGTATGAGGCAGCCCGCCGCGAATTTGCGGAGGAGACTGGGCTTTTCATTACAATTCGTGGAGTATATACGGTGCATTCGAACTTTCATAATCCGAACCAGCATACCGTTGGCATCTGGTTTATGGCGGAAGAAGCGGGTGGAGAACTGGCAGCAGGAGATGACCTGGATGCGGTCGGCTTCTTCGGATATGACGAGCTTCCAGAGCTTGCGTTTCCAACCGACAAGCTTGTTCTCCAGCAATTAAAACAGGAGAATCAGTTGTGTTAG
- a CDS encoding DUF523 domain-containing protein, whose product MKIISACLLGCECRYDGRHNRVEKIEEWLRKGEAIPVCPEQLGGLSTPRLPAEIVGGDGFDVLDGHARVIDNEGNDVTKEFIHGAEQTLRIAQTAKASAAILKERSPSCGSTLIYNGTFSKEKRSGPGVTAALLTRHGISVSSEETT is encoded by the coding sequence GTGAAGATAATCAGCGCTTGCTTACTCGGATGTGAATGTCGGTATGACGGCAGACATAATCGCGTAGAGAAAATAGAAGAATGGCTTCGCAAAGGAGAAGCCATTCCTGTCTGCCCGGAACAACTGGGTGGTCTGTCTACCCCACGCCTTCCGGCAGAAATCGTCGGTGGCGATGGATTTGACGTACTGGATGGCCATGCACGTGTGATTGACAATGAAGGCAATGATGTAACCAAAGAATTTATCCATGGTGCCGAGCAGACGCTTCGCATAGCCCAAACAGCTAAAGCCAGCGCCGCTATTCTAAAAGAACGAAGTCCTTCATGCGGCAGCACCCTGATTTATAACGGTACCTTCTCCAAAGAAAAGCGCTCAGGCCCAGGCGTTACCGCCGCACTTCTTACGCGCCACGGCATTTCTGTCTCCTCTGAAGAGACAACCTAG
- a CDS encoding YwiC-like family protein encodes MKWIIPKQHGAWGMLFVPFVVGAGLGGWQIWHLPALVGWVLLYLATYSFLLALKTKRRRHMYLRWAGGYAVGAIALLAIPLAVRPQLFLCGVVMVPMFAVNVWYARRNDERAFGNDCAAVAALCLGGPAAYVIGTGGSYDQRAFMLWFVFVLFFLGSIFFVKTMIRKRGNQVFRLLSWMYHIAVPLTLATAGFIFLAIAYVPSLVRAYVMPGRELSIKTVGLTETANLLVFAGLVLLAFR; translated from the coding sequence GTGAAATGGATTATCCCTAAACAACATGGTGCCTGGGGGATGCTGTTCGTTCCTTTTGTAGTAGGCGCTGGCCTTGGTGGCTGGCAGATATGGCACCTACCAGCGTTAGTCGGCTGGGTATTGTTGTATCTTGCTACTTATTCGTTTCTTCTTGCACTTAAGACAAAGCGGCGTCGACATATGTATCTCAGGTGGGCAGGAGGATATGCTGTAGGAGCTATAGCCTTGTTAGCAATCCCGCTTGCGGTGAGACCGCAGCTTTTTTTATGCGGGGTGGTGATGGTGCCGATGTTTGCGGTTAATGTGTGGTATGCACGTCGCAATGATGAGCGAGCTTTCGGAAATGATTGTGCGGCGGTTGCAGCGCTATGCCTGGGTGGACCAGCAGCGTATGTAATTGGGACAGGTGGATCGTACGATCAGCGTGCTTTCATGTTGTGGTTTGTATTCGTGCTCTTTTTTCTGGGCAGTATCTTTTTTGTGAAAACGATGATTCGGAAGCGAGGAAATCAAGTGTTTCGCTTGCTGTCATGGATGTATCACATCGCTGTGCCGTTGACGCTGGCGACAGCCGGATTTATATTCCTTGCCATCGCCTACGTCCCCAGCCTTGTGCGTGCGTATGTGATGCCCGGTAGAGAACTGTCAATTAAAACAGTCGGGTTGACAGAAACGGCGAATCTACTTGTGTTTGCGGGTCTCGTGTTGCTTGCTTTCCGCTAG
- a CDS encoding aminotransferase A, protein MKHLLNPRVRDIRISGIRTFFNRVAQYPDAVSLTIGQPDFATPDHIKEAGKRAIDENRTTYTPNAGLLALREAASAFMEEKYGLTYDPATEVITTNGASEAIDIVLRTILTEGCEVILPAPVYPGYEPIIRLCGATPVYVDTTDSDFKMTADKIAQKLTVNTRCVILPYPSNPTGCTLDEQALTEIAELLADQDVFVLSDEIYSELIYEGTHRSLASYPALHEKTIVINGLSKSHSMTGWRIGFTFAPAYISEQMLKVHQYNATCASSISQYAALDALTEGRNDADIMKEEYDKRRRYVCERLTQMGLAPVVPTAAFYVFPSIQEFGLPSFEFASRLLEEKRVAAVPGDAFSTYGEGYIRISYAYALEVLEEGLNRLEAFVNELRNQI, encoded by the coding sequence ATGAAGCATTTGCTGAATCCACGGGTGCGCGATATTCGAATTTCGGGCATTCGTACATTTTTTAACCGGGTCGCACAGTATCCCGATGCGGTATCCCTGACCATTGGACAGCCGGATTTTGCGACACCGGATCATATTAAAGAAGCAGGAAAACGAGCGATTGATGAAAATCGAACCACGTATACACCGAATGCGGGCCTATTGGCACTGCGCGAGGCGGCAAGTGCCTTTATGGAGGAAAAATACGGTCTTACATACGATCCAGCGACAGAAGTCATCACGACGAATGGCGCAAGCGAAGCGATTGACATCGTACTGCGCACGATTCTGACAGAAGGATGCGAAGTTATTCTGCCAGCTCCCGTGTATCCGGGTTACGAGCCGATTATTCGCCTGTGCGGAGCAACTCCGGTTTACGTCGATACAACGGATTCAGATTTCAAAATGACAGCGGATAAAATCGCACAGAAGCTGACGGTGAATACTCGCTGTGTCATTCTGCCGTACCCATCTAATCCAACTGGTTGTACACTTGATGAGCAGGCGCTAACCGAGATTGCGGAGCTCTTGGCAGATCAGGATGTGTTCGTGTTGTCGGATGAGATCTACAGTGAATTGATCTATGAAGGTACACATCGTTCGCTTGCTTCGTATCCGGCATTGCATGAGAAAACAATTGTCATCAATGGGTTGTCGAAGTCGCATTCAATGACGGGCTGGCGAATCGGATTTACATTTGCCCCAGCGTATATTAGCGAGCAGATGCTGAAGGTGCATCAGTATAATGCGACATGTGCTAGCTCAATTAGCCAGTATGCAGCACTAGACGCACTGACCGAGGGACGAAATGATGCGGACATCATGAAAGAAGAGTACGATAAGCGTCGCCGTTATGTATGTGAGCGGCTTACACAAATGGGATTGGCTCCGGTTGTACCGACCGCTGCTTTTTATGTATTTCCATCCATTCAGGAATTTGGGTTGCCATCGTTTGAATTTGCATCGCGCCTGCTCGAAGAGAAGCGGGTGGCGGCGGTACCGGGTGATGCGTTCTCCACATATGGAGAAGGATACATCCGGATTTCATATGCGTATGCACTTGAGGTGCTGGAAGAAGGACTTAATCGGTTAGAAGCATTCGTGAACGAACTGCGAAACCAAATATAG
- a CDS encoding putative bifunctional diguanylate cyclase/phosphodiesterase, whose translation MDKGRAVRIHQRNLLITKLIWGFWLLSSITAFGADASTVGILLPGGLVCGLIPFLLSRRPRYAVLTMYVTITLLFSLCTAVTAFHPALSTFIFFWLALVMSSLYMQIWPIVYAGTLTFGATCAFFFYDHSPIFRQLIPYDIISFCLLGICLTIFLMVHSWVSEGLREAAEHNRQEAIEAKSQMEKLMKRLQKSAERKMEHMALHDALTGLPNSRKYRNILKEVLARSTSSGRKTAVLLLDIDRFKIINDSLGHRFGDELIRAIAGRLKECMGTSQLVARQGGDEFMLLLENVTCAEIEEMADCLLQSVSKPFMLEGHELIVTPSVGISLYPDDGYTADTLIKNADTAMYRAKDQGKNTYCFYTGDMKETSARTMLLENSLRRAMENKELVLYYQPQICLRTGNLIGVEALLRWQHPQLGWVFPSEFIPIAEETGGIVPLGAWVLEEACSAARRWQREGYSPFRISVNLSARQFRDNRLLNTIQDILERSELDPVFLDLEITEGMAIHHLHDVVYTLEELKKVGVHISIDDFGTGYSSLSYLHTLPIHSIKIDKSFMRTNEEGLEADWAIVSAVITMAHELGLTVIAEGVETEEQRDILRAMGCDVIQGYLVARPLAMEEFETWLRGHQSRLLI comes from the coding sequence ATGGATAAAGGTCGTGCTGTGCGCATCCACCAGCGCAATTTGCTTATAACCAAACTTATCTGGGGATTCTGGCTGCTGTCTAGTATTACGGCATTTGGTGCCGATGCTAGTACAGTAGGGATTTTGCTCCCTGGTGGACTCGTATGTGGGCTTATCCCGTTCTTATTAAGTCGTCGCCCGCGATATGCTGTGCTGACGATGTATGTTACTATTACCCTCCTGTTTAGTCTCTGTACGGCTGTCACGGCTTTCCATCCAGCTTTATCAACATTTATTTTTTTCTGGCTTGCTCTTGTGATGAGCTCTCTTTATATGCAGATCTGGCCGATTGTATATGCGGGTACGCTGACGTTTGGGGCGACGTGTGCTTTCTTCTTTTATGATCATAGTCCAATTTTTAGGCAACTGATTCCATATGATATAATATCCTTCTGCCTGCTCGGCATATGTTTGACGATTTTTCTCATGGTCCACAGCTGGGTAAGCGAAGGGCTTCGTGAGGCAGCGGAACATAATCGTCAGGAAGCAATCGAGGCGAAATCGCAGATGGAGAAGCTGATGAAGCGACTGCAAAAATCAGCCGAGCGGAAAATGGAACATATGGCGCTTCATGATGCACTGACAGGGCTTCCGAATAGTCGTAAATACCGGAATATTCTTAAAGAAGTGCTGGCACGCTCTACCTCTTCCGGGCGGAAAACGGCAGTGCTCCTCCTGGATATTGATCGGTTCAAAATTATTAATGATTCGCTTGGACACCGCTTTGGCGACGAACTGATACGGGCAATCGCCGGTCGACTAAAAGAGTGTATGGGTACAAGCCAGCTTGTAGCACGGCAGGGTGGCGATGAATTTATGCTGCTGCTTGAAAATGTGACTTGTGCCGAAATCGAAGAAATGGCCGATTGCTTGCTTCAATCGGTCAGTAAGCCGTTCATGTTGGAAGGGCATGAATTAATTGTGACGCCGAGTGTAGGGATTAGCCTGTATCCGGACGATGGGTATACAGCGGATACGTTGATTAAGAATGCAGACACAGCCATGTATCGGGCCAAAGACCAGGGGAAAAATACATACTGCTTTTATACGGGCGATATGAAGGAGACAAGTGCGCGGACGATGCTGCTTGAGAATAGCTTGCGGCGAGCGATGGAGAACAAGGAGCTTGTGCTGTATTATCAGCCACAAATCTGCCTGCGTACGGGGAACCTGATTGGTGTGGAGGCACTATTGCGTTGGCAGCATCCGCAACTTGGATGGGTGTTTCCATCCGAGTTTATTCCGATTGCGGAAGAGACAGGGGGAATCGTTCCGCTTGGCGCCTGGGTGCTTGAAGAAGCATGTAGCGCTGCCCGCCGTTGGCAGCGGGAAGGATATAGTCCATTCCGTATTTCTGTCAATTTGTCTGCCCGCCAGTTCCGGGATAATCGTCTGTTGAATACCATACAGGACATACTTGAACGAAGTGAGCTTGATCCGGTTTTTCTCGACCTGGAGATCACAGAAGGAATGGCGATTCATCATCTGCATGACGTCGTCTATACACTAGAAGAATTGAAAAAAGTGGGGGTACATATTTCGATTGATGACTTTGGAACGGGGTATTCATCGCTTAGCTATTTGCACACGCTTCCAATCCATTCGATTAAAATTGACAAATCATTTATGCGGACGAATGAGGAAGGACTAGAGGCAGACTGGGCCATTGTATCGGCCGTTATCACGATGGCACATGAGCTGGGATTAACGGTTATCGCAGAAGGGGTAGAAACAGAAGAACAGCGGGATATTCTCAGGGCGATGGGCTGTGATGTCATTCAGGGCTATCTGGTTGCTCGTCCACTTGCCATGGAGGAGTTTGAGACATGGCTGCGCGGTCATCAGTCTCGGCTTCTTATCTGA
- a CDS encoding YheC/YheD family endospore coat-associated protein → MTGALTTAWVSIDPLQRTWRLHLPPGRVPHALALSKKLTIRLGNWKKTLTVTQKRPSAAVIQSRIRIHPQSGSTPSIGPFVGILTVAGKGLFRGVQSNFIDIIEAGRKFGALIYVIPVENIDWKTLTVRGYLYHKTSNKWVKETLPMPHVMYNRIPNRAYEEQEHVKAALDRLAALPQITLYNPHFFNKRRLFTTLQRDPNVSSYLPQTVPLLSRESLFHMLDSHALVYAKPVNGMAGKGIYRLQKRSRTDFVLQYQLKKSTVTQMFTSRDMLWNFLSPRLTGPYLIQQGIHLATFHNKLFDIRLLAQKNGHGEWGVTGIGIRLAGSGRITTHVPRGGSIQSPSVIFPTAFPRSSPTELLKSIRRVALTIAHSLEKEWPTLGEVSMDIGIDKQERIWFIEANSKPGKFDEPHIRKLSLRRTIEYAQYQSRFIHSKGGLRRVHTQP, encoded by the coding sequence ATGACAGGGGCGCTCACGACCGCCTGGGTATCGATTGACCCGCTGCAGCGGACGTGGCGCCTGCATCTTCCGCCAGGCCGCGTACCGCACGCACTGGCATTAAGCAAAAAACTGACCATTCGGCTAGGCAACTGGAAAAAAACGCTCACCGTTACGCAAAAAAGACCGAGCGCAGCCGTCATTCAAAGCCGTATTCGTATTCACCCACAGTCAGGCAGCACACCATCAATCGGTCCCTTTGTTGGCATTCTAACTGTGGCAGGGAAAGGCTTATTCCGAGGGGTTCAGAGCAACTTCATCGATATTATTGAAGCCGGACGAAAATTCGGGGCGCTCATCTATGTTATTCCAGTTGAGAACATCGACTGGAAAACACTCACGGTACGCGGCTATTTGTATCACAAAACATCCAATAAATGGGTTAAAGAAACTCTTCCAATGCCACACGTTATGTATAACCGAATTCCGAATCGGGCCTATGAAGAGCAAGAACATGTAAAAGCAGCACTAGACCGTCTGGCAGCACTCCCGCAAATTACGCTATACAATCCGCACTTTTTTAATAAGCGACGGCTATTCACTACTTTGCAGCGTGATCCGAACGTATCCAGCTATCTGCCGCAGACTGTTCCCCTCCTGTCCCGTGAATCACTATTTCATATGCTTGACTCGCATGCACTCGTCTATGCAAAGCCGGTCAATGGCATGGCTGGCAAAGGAATCTATCGCCTGCAAAAGAGGAGCCGAACTGATTTTGTTCTGCAGTACCAGCTCAAGAAATCAACAGTAACCCAAATGTTTACCAGTCGGGATATGCTATGGAATTTTCTGTCCCCGCGCCTTACGGGTCCTTACTTGATCCAGCAGGGAATTCATCTCGCGACCTTTCATAACAAACTATTCGATATACGCCTGCTTGCACAGAAAAACGGACACGGAGAGTGGGGCGTGACCGGCATCGGCATTCGTCTAGCGGGCAGCGGCCGCATTACGACACATGTGCCGCGCGGCGGCTCGATTCAGTCACCGTCTGTTATTTTCCCAACTGCCTTTCCTCGTTCCTCTCCGACTGAACTGTTGAAGTCCATTCGGCGAGTTGCTCTGACGATCGCGCACTCCCTCGAAAAAGAGTGGCCGACATTAGGCGAAGTATCCATGGATATCGGAATTGATAAGCAGGAGCGCATCTGGTTTATCGAAGCCAATTCAAAACCGGGGAAATTCGACGAACCCCATATTCGAAAGTTATCCCTACGTCGCACGATTGAATATGCCCAGTACCAGTCCCGTTTTATCCACTCGAAAGGAGGCTTGCGCCGTGTCCATACGCAACCTTGA